The following proteins are co-located in the Toxotes jaculatrix isolate fToxJac2 chromosome 9, fToxJac2.pri, whole genome shotgun sequence genome:
- the med17 gene encoding mediator of RNA polymerase II transcription subunit 17, producing MSGGPAVRVSIESSCEKQVQEVALDGTETYVPPLSMSQNLAKLAQRIDFSQGSDSEEDGVEGEPRDREWGKQEPEEEEGTVKFQPSLWPWDSVRNNLRSALTEMCVLYDVLSVVKEKKYMALDPVPQDPAAGKTPQVFQLISKKKSLATAAQLLLKGAEKLTKSVAENQENRRQRDFNSELLRLRSQWKLRKVGDKILGDLSYRSAGSLFPHHGTFEVIKNTDIDLDKKIPEDYCPLDVQIPSDLEGSAYIKVSIQKQAPDIGDLGTVSLFRRPPKTKPGTQPWHVKLEAAQNVLLCKEIFAQLSREAVQIKSQIPHIVVKNQIISQPFPGLQLSISLCHSTGEKKNHRASPEKPKPDDHLYVLEHNLHQMMREFHKQQLSSVVMPHPASAPFGHKRLRLAGPLAYDKAEISSLQQNEGLLEKIIKQAKHIFLRSRTARTIDSLASRIEDPQIQAHWSNINDVYESSVKVLITSQGYEQICKSIQLQLNIGVEQIRVVHRDGRVITLSHQEQELQDFLLSQMSQHQVHAVQQLAKVMGWHVLSFSNHVGLGPVESIGNASAVTVASPNGEYAISVRNGPESGCRVLVQFPRSQTKELPKSDVIQDGKWSHLRGPNKEVHWSRMEGRNFVYKMELLMAALTPCP from the exons ATGTCCGGGGGTCCAGCAGTGAGGGTCAGCATTGAGTCCTCTTGTGAAAAGCAGGTGCAGGAAGTGGCCCTGGATGGGACAGAGACATATGTCCCCCCACTGTCCATGTCCCAGAACTTGGCAAAGTTGGCACAAAGGATTGACTTCAGCCAGGGATCTGACTCAGAGGAGGATGGGGTCGAGGGCGAACCCAGGGACCGTGAGTGGGGCAAGCAGgagccagaagaagaagaag GCACAGTGAAGTTTCAGCCGTCTCTTTGGCCCTGGGACTCAGTGCGTAACAACCTGCGCAGTGCCCTGACAGAGATGTGCGTACTCTATGACGTACTTAGTGTGGTGAAGGAGAAGAAGTACATGGCCTTAGACCCAGTGCCTCAGGATCCAGCAGCCGGGAAG ACCCCCCAGGTGTTCCAGCTGATCAGTAAAAAGAAATCACtggccacagcagcacagctcctCCTGAAGGGAGCAGAGAAGCTCACTAAGTCAGTAGCAGAGAACCAGGAgaacaggagacagagggacTTCAACTCTGAGCTGTTGCGACTTCGCTCACAGTGGAAACTACGCAAAGTAGGAGACAAGATCCTGGGAGACCTCAGCTACCGGAGCGCAG gttctctttttcctcaccaCGGCACATTTGAGGTGATCAAGAACACAGACATTGATCTGGACAAAAAAATCCCAGAGGACTACTGTCCCCTTGATGTCCAAATCCCCAGTGATTTGGAGGGATCTGCTTATATCAAG GTGTCCATCCAGAAACAAGCTCCAGACATTGGTGATCTAGGAACTGTCAGCCTGTTCAGGAGACCCCCAAAAACCAAACCTG GTACCCAGCCATGGCATGTGAAACTAGAGGCGGCTCAGAATGTTTTGCTCTGTAAGGAGATCTTCGCCCAGTTGTCCAGGGAAGCTGTCCAGATTAAATCCCAGATCCCTCACATTGTTGTGAAGAATCAGATCATCTCTCAGCCCTTCCCAG GTCTGCAGCTGTCCATCTCACTGTGCCACTCTACAGGGGAGAAGAAGAACCATCGGGCGTCTCCAGAGAAACCCAAACCAGATGATCACCTTTACGTACTGGAACACAACTTGCATCAAATGATGAGAGAG TTCCAcaagcagcagctgagctcTGTGGTGATGCCACATCCTGCCAGTGCCCCCTTTGGCCACAAACGCCTGCGGCTTGCGGGGCCGCTGGCCTACGACAAGGCTGAGATCTCCAGCTTGCAGCAGAATGAGGGGCTGCTGGAGAAGATCATCAAACAGGCCAAACACATCTTCCTACGGAGCAG GACGGCACGAACCATCGACAGCCTGGCCAGTCGAATCGAAGACCCCCAGATCCAGGCTCACTGGTCCAATATCAACGACGTGTATGAGTCCAGCGTCAAGGTGCTCATCACGTCTCAGGGCTACGAGCAGATCTGCAA gtccatccagctgcagctgaacatCGGTGTGGAGCAGATCAGGGTGGTGCACAGAGACGGACGTgtcatcacactgtcacaccaGGAACAGGAGCTGCAGGACTTCCTTCTCTCACAG ATGTCGCAGCATCAGGTGCATGCAGTTCAGCAGCTGGCCAAAGTGATGGGCTGGCATGTCCTTAGCTTCAGTAACCATGTAGGCCTGGGCCCAGTGGAGAGCATTGGAAACGCCTCCGCTGTCACTGTTGCCTCTCCTAACGGAGAGTACGCCATCTCAG tgcgTAATGGCCCAGAGAGCGGGTGCAGAGTTTTGGTCCAGTTCCCTCGCAGCCAGACCAAAGAACTGCCGAAGAGCGACGTCATCCAGGACGGCAAGTGGAGCCACCTCAGGGGGCCCAACAAAGAGGTCCACTGGAGCAGGATGGAGGGACGAAACTTTGTCTACAAGATGGAGCTCCTCATGGCTGCACTGACTCCCTGTCCTTAG
- the LOC121187633 gene encoding V-set and transmembrane domain-containing protein 5, which produces MHRCRLAGTDLRRYEEKSSTVLREEGNCSTSVADTLRGRKLSHAPSPTPVNRDSGRGNLWNHKRLWWREKDRKENASQCEIAWRRFFDCCLTNGSEFLMWHFRLWDVQDVAVYFSIALYICDLAGAISIHSPQRGLTRSVQEDVFFSVDVTCNGIPTIQWTFMSGAVSRTIGTWQPGVYTNITVDYSSRVQPYDNGSMGLSDLRLQDAGYYVVTVTETAGSSRDAGFILKVNEVLYEDLQYLSIAALALACLAALLMLTMWLLDKAYKRIAAWRRRTQMPENDATELQPL; this is translated from the exons atgcacAG GTGTCGGCTGGCTGGCACTGACTTGCGTAGGTATGAGGAGAAATCCAGCACAGtcctgagagaggaggggaactGCAGCACTTCTGTGGCGGACACTCTCCGAGGAAGGAAACTCTCACACGCACCCTCGCCAACACCTGTAAACAGAGACAGTGGAAGAGGAAACCTTTGGAACCACAAAAGGCTGTggtggagggagaaagacagaaaggagaatGCTTCACAATGTGAAATAGCCTGGAGGAGATTCTTCGACTGCTGTTTGACCAATGGGTCTGAGTTTCTAATGTGGCATTTTAGGCTCTGGGATGTACAAGATGTTGCTGTGTATTTCAGCATCGCATTATATATTTGTGACCTAG CTGGAGCCATCTCCATCCATTCTCCTCAGAGGGGCCTCACCAGGTCAGTGCAGGAGGATGTGTTTTTCTCAGTGGATGTTACCTGCAATGGGATCCCCACCATACAATGGACCTTTATGTCAGGAGCAGTGAGCCGCACCATAGGGACGTGGCAGCCTGGGGTGTACACGAACATAACGGTGgattacagcagcagagtgcaGCCATACGATAATGGATCCATGGGCCTGTCAGACCTGCGGTTGCAGGATGCTGGATACTACGTGGTCACTGTTACAGaaacagcaggaagcagcagggaTGCTGGGTTCATCCTGAAAGTGAACG AGGTGCTGTATGAGGATCTTCAGTACCTGTCCATCGCTGCCTTAGCACTGGCCTGTTTGGCTGCCCTTCTCATGCTCACTATGTGGCTCCTAGACAAGGCCTACAAGAGGATAGCGGCATGGAGACGCAGGACACAAATGCCAG AAAACGatgccacagagctgcagcctctTTGA